The nucleotide sequence ATGAAGTAACTTGTTGAAACGTATTATGCATTTTTTAACCACCACAAAGAACTACAACAAAAAACatataagtttaaaatgaaaaacaaacgcatgaagaaataaaattttaacaaaataccTAAAAACTTGCTGGAAATGTAAGAATTGATGAATAAAATGTGTTCCACCGTATAAGGAATTTGAGAATGCAAATTCACATAACAATGAGAAGGTGTTTGAAAGTCTATGAAGTATTCGAATTTATAGAAATATAACAATGAGAAGGTGTTTGATTAAAAttgctaaaaatacgattttctATAAATAAGTATAGAAATGTAACTGAATAGTAAAATTTGACATAATTGCCATATTTCTTAAAATAAATTTAGAGGTGTAAGtgaatattaaataatattatgtTTTAAATGGTTAATGTTCAATTCATGAAAAGTAATTTAGTAATGTTAAAAGTAATATTTAAGTTTGATTTAGTTAGTTTTATATTTTCGCATGATTAAATTACAAAAAAACTAAAGTAATCAACGTACTCTGGTAAAATAATGAATATAACCAAACATCattgaaaatcaaaaatattatatcaaacCACAAAATGTCATAATAAAATACGGCAAATCAGAATATGTCTTTAAACATAAAAAAAGTCATAGCATACAAATCAAAATTGCAATACTCAAATACCAAATAATTTGTTTTCTAATTAAAACCACCATTTGCCATATCTCCTTTATCAATTGTGGCTTAGATCTTCGTCAATAGCATTCTTCTCAACACACATTCGAGGCTTACTTGCTGACGACCCCAATCCCTCTTCATTCAAATAAACATCATCAAGGTTACGCTTCATATCAGAAGATGATTGCTTCAAGTCACCCACGTAATCCTTTGAAACAGGTGTGGTGTTATCCCCAGTGTAAGAATCAGCAtccttaaaaaaataaacaaattctACTATGACAACTTTAAACATACATAtaagttaatttttaaaaaaatacctTAAAGCATTCACCACCAGTAGATTGGAACTCAGACTGAGTCATACCAAAAGAATCAGATACATCAAGCTGTAAAAATATGGAAAACAACAGAAAATTAGTTGAAGATATTTTAAACAGTTATGAAAGTcaatatatctatatctatatatctatatatatatatatatatatatatatatatatatatataaaacaatcGCTTACTTGgtcaattttgaattttttgttCAGCTTATCCAAGATGTCTTCATCAGTGGTAACAACTGATATTCCATAATTCTCGACAGCATTGACAATATTAAAGTCAGTTACTTTAATCACGAAAGCACACTTTAGGTTAACCAACGATTCAAATTCAACTGGATATTCTAcgggattcccatttgacttcaATAACTATATATTacaatttatatatatagatagaataaatatataaaaatttatttataattaatataaagtataaataacaATAACCTCGTCCTGAATTTGTATAAGTTCCTTTGCAGTTTTCCCAACAAACTTCAACGCCTCATGGTCAAACAATGTAAGTGTCACCGTACCGGTTGAATCTTGAACACGAAACGGTATTTTAAACctttaaaatagtgtttaaatatttaaaaaaacatatatatatatatatatatatatatatatatatatatatatgaatatataaTGTAAACGACCTAAGTTGTTGTAGATCCGAACAATAAGTAGAAGTATGAATAACAAACATTTTACCTGGACAGCGGGAAAACTTCTTTTCCATTACAATCCTTGTTAGAACATTGATACAACTTCTCATCTTTAACATCACTTGTTCCATCATCCTTATCATAGGTTTCAAACTTTTGCTCAACTTTGGACTTGCAATAGTTACACACATCATAATACCATATCTTATCTGAAACAATTGCAACGATAGTTCCAACAACGACAACTTTCTTTGGCTGTTTACATAATAAAAGAcaaaaatttcattaaaattttgataaaatttaaaatataaaacatGAAATGTTAATGAAAACCTCTATGATTGATCCAAGATAAGCAATTGGTGAAAAAACATCGTTCTTTAAAAATTCATCTTCCATAGAACACATGATATATGACCCAGCATGGCTACTTGACTCAGTTGAAGCAGCAAGTTTTCCAAGAAACCTATTCAACAGTTTCAATAAAAACAAATGTTTAatcaataaaaaataaaaacaattcgaaaacatgataaaaattaaaaaatatgttTACATAATATGACTTACTTTTGCTTGAACAATAGCATGTCATCAAAATTGTCGTTAATGAAAAGTCGTGAACCATTAAAGTTATTAGAAAAACCCCATTTACCTATTGTcaggtaaaaaaaaaaactaaacaataaataaaatatatgtaAAGTAATAACATCTACATACATTGTACTATGAGGTAAGTAATGTGGTATGAGTTAAATACCTTTGTATGTCTTAACAGCACCAAAATGGACAACAACGACAACATGTGCTTCACGCTTTTCACTAACCATGTAAGAATACATGTCCTTAGCGTAATCATCCTAAAGAGTTTAATCGATCTGAACATCTCTACAATGTAAGATaacaaaaaattataagtttaacaacattttttttaatttatatattataaacaaacgcaatacgattacaaactaatgacaggtagacgagcaacaagctgtgccgctacccctttctgaatagcaaaccctaccctgctaaacacaaaattctgccccttaacatgtgcggtgttactgcttaccacctaTTGAACCCGCTTTAGGAACCGCAccgcgtcaggggcgagagcgccaaaTGTATCGAAAGCGAACGGGATGAACACGTGCTGATTCTCGAGGCAAGCTTTTTCGTGTTTAGCTACTTTGCCCGCCTCTGCCTTGGTTATCGCCTGTCCCGCCACAAACCCGTGGTCCCTTAGCCCAACGAGGGAGGACACACCTGTCAAATCGACACACGCGTGTTTCCCTCCTTCCCATCCAAAAACAAGAATGTCAGCGGGCCGTAGCGTAGATCTACCTTCTAATGGATCAGTCAAGAAGTTCACCGGAGCTTCCTTTTTTGCCGAGATCCCTGCTCGCTTAAGGACATCATACAGCACATCTCGAACTAAATCATGTCGATATTTAAAGCCCGGTAATTCTTTGCAATGTACTGCATGCTCCCCAAAAGAATCCAAGCAACACTTCCGACATACAGGACACGGGTCATCAACCGGGAAAAGGGGTATCATTAAACGGTACTTGAGGATAGCCCGGTATTCCACAACCGACATACATTGCCCTAAACCTTCGATGGAAACAACAGACAGGAAATCCTGAGCATGGGGGGCTCGCAAACACTCAAACACGGCTCGCTGGCGAGGGGAAAAGGCATACTTCTCTTCAACTGTCTTAACGATTTcgccatataaggcattcgccagaATTTTCTGAGCTTTAATGGGggcggtgtctttaatgtagaaaccgcCAAGATCAAGATCAGGAAGAGAACTATGCAGATTGTCCAACGCACCCTTGTAATCAGAATCCAACAGCTCTCCCCCACATTCGCGAAGGATGTGGTCTTGAAGAACCCAAGATTGGGCCCTTGAAGCCACAAAAGCGTAGGAAGATGCATCCTCAGCTGAGCAAATCCCAAGCCCCCCAAAACGTGTCGGGAGGGAAGCTAACCTCCATTGTAGGTCCCCGAAAAAGGCACCCCCACAAACAACAATTTCCTCAATCGCATTCCGAAGCCCTTTGTCAAAAACAGAGACGGCTTCCCCGACATAAGAAGGCTGACACGTTCTAAGCCCAAACAGCAGTTTAGCAACCCCCATACACGAACGAAGCAGGAGGAGTTCGCTCTAAGGGTCCTTAAGGCTTTTGAGGCATCCCATCAGCTCAACCGCACATTTGGCTCTTTTGAGGGCCAAACCACTAATAAACTGCCCATCTCTACTGATAGCACCACCCAAGAGGTTCACACCATGCACCGGCCTACCAATCTCCCGCGGGAATAAACCCTCCTGCGTCTTCACCCCGTCGCATGTAGGCCAACAAACTTCAGTTTTTTTAATGTTGAGAAGGAGGCCCAAGGAGGGGCCCTCCACTCTAATGATGTCTAAAGCCTTGGCAACCTGAGTAGCATCTCCAATAATGGTCCCATCATCCAGGTACCAGGCGTGAAAAAGAAGCTTACAACGATCTCTGATTCGGAGAACAAGAGGGTGTAAaacaagggcaaaaagaagaGGCCCTAAAGGATCCCCTTGCTGAACCCCCGTGGAAGACCAAATATAATCATTCCCCACATAAAGCCTAGCTGGTTGCCCGTATAAAAAATCAACCCAAGCAGAGATGGATGGACACATTTTCCTTACCTCATTTAAAAGAGCAGTTCTATCCACAAGGTTAAAGGCATTCGAGAAATCGACGGTAAGCATAGCCAACGACCCGTCTCGGTGGTGCGCATTTAAGAGCCTGTTCGCACTATGAAGAAGCACCTCAGCCGCATTAGGAACCCCGACCCCAAACTGAAAGTCGCCAAGATATTTGACCATATCCTTCCCCACCCCCTTCATCGCTACCTTGGAGACCACTCTCCTCCAGATCGAACCCACTGCAATAGGTCTAATCCCATTATCGGGCTTGAGAAGGGGCGTAAGAGGAGCAGATGCAACAAACTCCGCCAAACTCCTCGGACACCCCCCTCGCAAAAATAGGTTAACCACAGCTGAAATCGCCCTGAGTAGGCTAACCGCAATCACGGACCCTTCACCACAAAGGGCGTCCAAAAGGTGTTGAGTCCTCAAACCATCTCTCCCACATGACGTCCCTTTCGGGAAGGATTTGATACACCCAAGCACACTGTCGGTCTCCGCTACAAGGTGAGGATCTGACGGAAGGAAAGCGGGCATGGTTGGAGGGGGCATGCACGGGTGTTTATCCACGAGAGCCTTCATAGTTTTCTTATCATGTGGCGCGACCCCAGAAGAACAAAGGACCTTAACTGCAGCGGTAAAATGCCCATCGACAACCTTACGTAAACACTGCTTGACATTAGAACTCACATCCTCGCTTTTTTTTTCCAGACATTTTCTTAAAACCCTCCGGACCCTCCTTCACAGGTTGAGCAAACAAAGACTGAATGAGAATGCCAAACCCCTCACGGTCACCCCATTGGGACAACGCCCGTTGTATACTGAGACATTGACCATTTTTCCTGTTGTCCGACCTCTTATCCTGGCGGCTAACCGGCGTAAATACACGCAAGGTACACCGAGGTAATAGCAGAAGTCGAATCCATGCATCAACCGAATCAGGCATAGCCACCACATTATCCAAAGCTATGGTTAAGGCTTGGGCAAACGCCATGCGGCAACTAAAGGGGATGCTCTTAACAGTTTTAATAGGAAGAGAGAAAACTCGTTCAAGTAGAGCAACATCAACACATACCTCTCCAGATGGGGAAACCTCTGATACGGTACACGGCCTAGGGACACCTACAATAAAACCCATTTCACCCACTTCCGTTGGCACAAAGGAACCACCCGATCTTCATGGTGACACCCCCGCCGGAAAGAATGAAGGCACATGCACTCCCAACATAACCATTGTTCAGACAACCTAAGGGCTTCACAAACAGAGGTAAAAAGATTAGGGTCTTCAGCAATGGCACGCCTCAAATTATCTTTCCTATCATCCGAACCAAAATGGTGACATTTAATATGAATCATAAGCCTTGGGATCCCCTTAGACCCAGCAACCCCATCGGGGCAACAATGGAACCCCTTGAAGGGGCAAGGCCAAAAACCATTCGACATGGCCCAAAAGAAAAAGCGAAATGAGAACAACTTCAACAAGACACTTAGGCAATGTCTCCAAcccaaaacaagaagaaaaaaCGGAACTAGGACTCACACCCGACGGTTCAAAGGTCTTTTGAACCCGGGCTCATTGAAAATTTACTCTGAGCCTTTCATCGAACACCTTGTGGGCGCAAACCCCACAAGGAAACGAGCACCCCACCTCTCTCTATAATACGAAACGAAACTGGGAAAAAAATATCGAAGTGGGATTGTAAAGGAGATTGCAAATGTTATCACTCACTACTGATTAAATCAATCGTGACACAACAAGATCAAAATATATCAATAAAAGCAAGCAATTAATATCATCTGATTACAAAATTGAACGAAAATGACATCGAAATCGGAAAAAAAAGTGGATTTGTGATTGTAGCGATGGAGATCATTATAGCGATTTGGGGAAATCAAAGCAAAGGAATCTTAT is from Helianthus annuus cultivar XRQ/B chromosome 9, HanXRQr2.0-SUNRISE, whole genome shotgun sequence and encodes:
- the LOC110893009 gene encoding uncharacterized protein LOC110893009; translated protein: MMCVTIASPKLSKSLKPMIRMMEQVMLKMRSCINVLTRIVMEKKFSRCPDSTGTVTLTLFDHEALKFVGKTAKELIQIQDELLKSNGNPVEYPVEFESLVNLKCAFVIKVTDFNIVNAVENYGISVVTTDEDILDKLNKKFKIDQLDVSDSFGMTQSEFQSTGGECFKDADSYTGDNTTPVSKDYVGDLKQSSSDMKRNLDDVYLNEEGLGSSASKPRMCVEKNAIDEDLSHN